A stretch of the Desulforamulus ferrireducens genome encodes the following:
- a CDS encoding glycosyltransferase family 4 protein, with protein sequence MLLINQLRVNEFNRRVARFKYIQKQQLQARAIRSEQPLHVVYLLGHVSVCGGVKIIFEHANELSKLGLRVSLLSHFPKPDWFAIEANYLQVPFGIELARGIPQDTDIIVATYWDQLSACVEAGIAPVVYFEQGDFHLWDWDKVDAAKKDLIYRMYQLPSRIITCSETGARKIQENFHRQALVFHNALNEQIFYPKSSNPQEVYVLAVGSEHTPFKRIPDIWQACQRVQEQGYDVQFKWITQNPPTKPLGKVIVNPPQQQLGEEYRQSYIYVCASEYETFPLPPLEAMSCGTPVITTPNDGVKVYGVDGENCLFFQPGNISELAEKIILLLENQQLYQQLQQKGYQTAAQFKWSQIIPHLRDFYAEVARYQPVAVNSLTDWVKLVPEEFSPEEQQTINCFLKGTAADLLYLPFTFRIGDELTVIRWYPAYQRISSLSGQSDYLYCGFKSRPWEKYPYPAAVKAVLEKEYSVALEKFKQHLSLTTHYQEVAVLLRWIIWCLIKAKRLAEAQHLLKKGYQAYSSYTDIYYLYSLLLRETGSSSKELQTLHNTMKVLGSGVAFPEFIDTFKSVHTPTIS encoded by the coding sequence ATGTTATTAATCAATCAGTTAAGGGTCAATGAATTCAACCGACGGGTGGCTCGTTTTAAATATATCCAAAAACAACAGTTGCAAGCCAGAGCTATTCGCTCGGAGCAACCCTTGCACGTAGTGTATCTCCTGGGGCACGTCAGTGTCTGCGGCGGGGTCAAGATCATCTTTGAACATGCCAATGAATTAAGCAAACTGGGCCTGCGGGTAAGCCTGTTAAGCCATTTTCCAAAGCCGGATTGGTTTGCCATTGAGGCCAATTATTTGCAAGTACCCTTCGGTATTGAACTTGCCAGGGGTATCCCCCAGGACACCGATATCATTGTAGCCACCTACTGGGACCAGCTCAGTGCCTGTGTGGAGGCTGGCATTGCCCCGGTGGTCTATTTTGAGCAGGGGGATTTTCACCTCTGGGATTGGGATAAGGTTGATGCAGCTAAAAAAGACCTGATTTATCGAATGTATCAGCTACCTTCCCGGATCATTACCTGTTCGGAAACAGGTGCCCGGAAGATTCAAGAAAACTTTCACCGACAGGCCCTGGTTTTTCACAATGCCTTAAATGAACAAATATTCTATCCTAAAAGCTCTAACCCTCAGGAAGTCTATGTCCTGGCCGTGGGTAGTGAACATACCCCCTTTAAACGTATTCCGGACATTTGGCAAGCCTGTCAAAGGGTTCAAGAGCAAGGATATGATGTGCAGTTTAAATGGATAACCCAAAACCCCCCCACTAAACCCCTGGGCAAAGTGATCGTCAACCCACCGCAACAGCAGTTAGGTGAGGAATACCGCCAATCCTATATTTATGTCTGTGCCTCGGAGTATGAAACCTTTCCCCTCCCCCCCCTTGAGGCTATGTCCTGCGGCACACCGGTGATCACCACTCCCAATGATGGTGTCAAGGTCTATGGAGTAGATGGTGAAAACTGCCTGTTTTTTCAACCGGGCAATATCAGCGAGCTGGCAGAGAAAATAATTCTGCTCCTGGAAAACCAGCAACTTTACCAACAGCTACAGCAAAAAGGTTACCAAACTGCCGCTCAGTTTAAATGGAGTCAAATCATACCTCATTTGCGAGATTTTTATGCAGAAGTTGCCCGCTACCAACCAGTGGCGGTTAATAGTCTTACAGACTGGGTTAAATTGGTACCCGAAGAATTCAGCCCGGAGGAGCAACAAACCATCAATTGTTTTTTAAAAGGTACCGCTGCCGATTTGCTGTACCTACCCTTCACTTTTCGAATAGGTGATGAGTTAACTGTGATTCGCTGGTACCCTGCCTACCAACGCATATCATCCCTGAGCGGACAATCAGACTACCTTTATTGTGGTTTTAAATCAAGGCCATGGGAAAAATACCCTTACCCCGCAGCCGTCAAGGCTGTTCTAGAGAAAGAATACAGTGTGGCTCTGGAAAAATTCAAACAGCACCTAAGTTTGACCACCCACTACCAAGAAGTGGCAGTCCTCCTCCGTTGGATAATTTGGTGCTTAATCAAAGCAAAACGCCTTGCTGAAGCTCAGCATCTACTAAAAAAAGGTTATCAGGCCTATTCTTCTTATACCGATATTTATTATTTATACAGCTTACTGTTAAGGGAAACCGGGTCCAGCAGCAAAGAACTGCAGACACTCCATAACACCATGAAGGTATTGGGAAGCGGTGTAGCCTTTCCTGAGTTCATTGACACCTTCAAATCCGTTCATACGCCTACAATCAGTTAG
- a CDS encoding glycosyltransferase family 2 protein: MPTISLCMIAKNEQQNIERCIKSAKPYVDQIVVVDTGSTDFTVEIAEKLGAEVYHHLWQDDFALARNKSLEKATGDWILFLDCDEELDQTTAPELRKIIQEEKYSGYWVKIINMFNHQPGTSFQGFRLFRNHPLHRFECPIHEQILPAVIRNSSQEAIGHSNITIYHHGYENDDAVYQSKIQRNLKILHKAKKTYGNAGFILFYIAVEHQKMGEYQKALEYYQQSLAKTNSQESYAPAMIRSMVHCHTVLGQYQQGLDLADRFLKIYPQYTDLVYLKGIIYQKIGKISDALACMNKCLAMGPPPIHLFSVEGIAQELPLNAIQSILEESLQIIPELVKLGQTSQAFTTVNQIFEQLKKTPFEATYNKLIQTMNIHFTGAQK; this comes from the coding sequence ATGCCCACCATCAGCCTTTGTATGATTGCCAAGAATGAACAACAAAATATTGAACGTTGTATCAAAAGTGCCAAGCCCTATGTGGATCAAATTGTGGTGGTGGATACAGGTTCCACAGATTTTACCGTAGAAATAGCGGAAAAACTGGGTGCCGAAGTCTATCACCATCTCTGGCAGGATGATTTTGCTTTAGCTCGTAACAAGTCCTTGGAAAAAGCCACCGGAGACTGGATTCTGTTTTTGGATTGTGATGAAGAACTGGATCAGACAACCGCCCCCGAATTAAGAAAAATTATCCAAGAGGAAAAATATAGCGGTTATTGGGTTAAAATTATCAATATGTTTAATCATCAACCCGGCACCAGTTTTCAGGGTTTTCGCCTCTTTCGCAACCACCCGCTCCACCGCTTTGAATGTCCCATTCATGAACAGATTTTACCCGCCGTTATTCGCAATTCCTCCCAGGAAGCCATTGGACACTCTAACATTACCATCTATCACCACGGCTATGAAAATGATGATGCCGTCTATCAAAGCAAAATCCAGCGTAACCTGAAAATACTCCATAAAGCCAAGAAAACTTACGGTAATGCCGGTTTTATCCTCTTTTATATTGCTGTGGAGCATCAAAAAATGGGAGAATACCAAAAGGCCCTGGAATATTATCAGCAATCCTTAGCTAAGACAAATAGCCAGGAATCTTACGCCCCAGCCATGATTCGCAGCATGGTTCATTGTCACACCGTCCTGGGACAGTATCAGCAAGGCCTGGACCTGGCCGATCGGTTTTTGAAAATCTATCCCCAATACACCGACCTGGTTTATTTAAAAGGCATTATTTATCAAAAAATCGGCAAGATTTCTGATGCCCTGGCTTGTATGAATAAATGTCTGGCCATGGGTCCTCCACCCATCCATTTGTTTTCTGTAGAAGGTATTGCCCAAGAACTGCCCCTTAACGCAATTCAATCAATTTTGGAAGAGTCTCTACAAATAATTCCCGAACTGGTAAAGTTGGGTCAAACCAGCCAAGCATTTACAACAGTAAATCAAATCTTTGAGCAACTGAAAAAGACACCATTTGAAGCAACCTATAATAAACTGATACAAACAATGAACATTCATTTTACAGGTGCCCAAAAATAA